The Vicinamibacterales bacterium DNA window ACAATCGTCCAGGTGAACGCCTGCGACACCTCCTGCTGACCAACCCGGAGCGTGACCCTCGCCTGGCGCACGCCCGCGGCGCGATTAGCCACCCGCCCGCTGATGACGCCGTCCTTGCGGATGTGCAAGCCCGGCGGCAGGTTCGTCGCGCGGAAGTGAACTTGAGGACGCTCGTGGTGGCGAGAACGGCCCGTTCGGGCATTGAGGTTCGCATCCCACTCGAGCCGCAGGCTGACCCACTCGCCTTCCATGTCCGACTGGGGGCCGGGGTTCTCCAGCGTAATCGGATCGGCCGGCGCCGCCACGACAACCCATGTGAATGTGTCGCTGCCCGACAAATAGCCATCGGAGGCGACAACATTCACCGTGTAGGTCCCTGGGCTGGTCGGCGCGCCGCCGACCGCCCCGTTGGCCGCCAGCGTCACGCCGGGCGGCAGGCTGGACGACGAGAAGGTCAGCGTGTCACCGTCCGGATCGATTCCGTTGATGGCGAACGACACGACGGTGTCTTCGCGGTCGGATCGATCGTCAACCGGCGTCACTGATGGGGCGCGGTTCGAGACCAGCGGATCCGGATCGCTGGCATCGGGTATCCCGTCGCCATCGTCATCGGCGTCGGCGTTGTTGCCGACGCCGTCGCCGTCAGTGTCGATGGTCTCGGACGGATCCTCTGGGAACGCGTCGTCGGCGTCGGGCGTGCCGTCACCATCAGTGTCGGCCGGGGGCGCCGTCACGCCGACATTCCACGTGCTCGCCGCCGATGTGAGAACCGTGAGTTCGATGTCGTCCACCGGCACATCGGTGATTCGCCGCCGCAGCGTGATGCAGGGGTCCGGCGTGGCGGTCCCGTCGGTCGCCGCACAGTCTGGCACCGCGGCGCCGTTCCTGAACAGTTGCAGCGTGTTCTCATCCTGGCCGGCGGGGATGATGGACCCGTCCAACCTGAACACCATGACCAGCGGTGCATTCGCCGTGGCCGGCGGCGCCGTGATGTTCACCTGGAAGTCCAGGAACGAGTAGCCAACCGGCGTCGGCAGTGTCACGTCCGTCTCGGTAATCGAGACCGCTCCTGACGAACCCGCCGGCAACGTCACGGCGGTTTCGACCGGGTCGGCAGGCGTCGCGCCCGGTGACGAATCGTTGTCGGTGGTCACGGTCCCACCATCACCCGGGTCCGCAACGACGGCATCGTCCTGGATGGTCCAGCCAAACGTCACGGACGAGCCGCCCAATCCGTCAGACACCGTGAGCGTCACTTCGTTGGTGTCGGCCGCTTCAGTTGTCGGTGTCCCGATGATGAAGCCGGCCGGGTCGAGGCTCAGCCCGAGCGGCAGCCCAGTCGCGCCATAGACGAGCGCATCACCGTCGAGGTCCAGCGCTCCAATCGGCAACGGGACAATCGTCGTGCCTGCCGTGGAGGACTGTGGCCCTGGCGAGGCGATCGTGGGGACCCGGTTCGCGATCAACGGCAGCGGGTCGGTGGCGTCCGGCCGCCCATCGTTGTCGTCGTCCAGGTCCGCGTTGTTGCCGACGCCGTCGCCATCGGTGTCAACCGATTCGCCCGCATTCAGCGGGAACGCATCCGTCGCGTCCGGCGTGCCGTCGTTGTCGTCGTCTGGATCGACGCAGTCGCCCTGCGCGTCGCCGTCGTTGTTCGGGAAGCCTTCGTCGAACGATCCATCCAGGTCGTTGTCGAGACCGTCACAGATCTCCGGCCTCGAGGCGGCGTTGCGAGGGTCCGATCCCCCCGTGATCTCGTCCACATCGGAGACGCCATCGCCATCGTCGTCGGCGTCTACGCAGTCGGCGTAGGCATCGCCGTCGAGATTCGGAGAGCCCTCGTCGATCAGGCCGTCCCGATCGTTGTCGGCGCCGTCACACACTTCGGGCGTGGACGCGGCGTTGAGCGGATCCGAGCCCGCGGCGATCTCGTCGCTGTCAGAGACACCATCGCCGTCGTCATCGGTATCGCACGCGTCTCCAATGGAGTCCATGTCACGATCGAGTTGATCGGGGTTGGCCACCGCCGGGCAATTGTCGGCGGCGTCGTTGATGCCGTCGCCATCGCCGTCTCCGCCACCGATGACGGGCGGCGCGTATGGCGCGTAGAAGTCAAGGGCCCAACCGGCCCGGCATGCCAGGTCCGGGCGATTTTCGCCGGTGGCAATGTTGCCGCAGGCCGCCAGGTTGGTCCCGATGAACGGGAACAGGTAGTCATAGGCACCTTGGGCGCCGGCCCAGCCGGCCTCGACGCCGATCATGAGGTTGAGACGAGCTTCCGGGCCGTAGTACCCCGGATAGGGACGCCAGCGATCAAACCTCGTCGGGCCCTCCGTCGTGCCGGCCGCGATCTGCGCCATCGTGGTGAAGTAGGTGGGGTTCTCCCACGACCGTTCAGGGTCTGGCACAGTCGCGACGTTCACAAGATACGGTGCACCCCAATCGAGCTGCGTGCCCGCCGCTACAAAGGTCCCGTCACTAAACGTCGTATCGGCGGCCAGCATGGTGGAACGCGGATAGTCCGGGTCACTCGAAAACAGGGAAAGCTGCAGTCGGGCGATGGTGTCGCGGTGGACGAGTCCGCCGGTGAATCCCTGCTTGTTCGCACGGTCGATGGCATAGGCCAGATAGTTCTGTTCCCAGAGGGCAATGAACCCCGCATCTTGTGACCCTCGATAGCCAAGCCACAAAATCTTGAGTGGGTTGCTCGGGTCCTGGGCCACGGCCGTGGCGTAGGCATCGAGCCAGGCGAGGTTGGCGTTGACCTTTGCCGACAAATAGCTTTTAACCGGTGAGGAGTCCGGGTAGTAAGCGGCGGCGTCTACCAGGTTGCGCATCGCCCATGCGTACCCGCGCGTCTCCTGGTTCTCGAGAATGCCATCGCTGCCGCGAGTGCCCCCCTGTCCAGGGTCTCCCGGATCGATCCGCAACATGCCGTAGTTCGCCCAGAACGCCATTTCCTCGGCGTAATACCGATCACCGGTCATCAGGTAAGGCACGTACGCAATCGACGGTTGATGCGCGTTGTCCGGGATGAGCCTCGACTGGCCCGAACCGGCCGAGGGTTCCGTCGCGCCGCCGTATTCCCGAATCGGCAGCGGGGCTCCCTGGACGTGTTCCAGCCCTCGTCCGGCCGCGCGATCGTCATACCAAAAGCCCGGCTTCTGGTCGAGCGACACCAGCCGTTCCTGGCCCAGGCCAGGCTGATCACCGCCAGGGCCATCGGTTTCGCGCAGGTGGACCGGCCAGCCGCCCGATAGGTCACCGTTGATCAGCACGAACTCGCGCTGCGCCGGGCTCTTGTGAACCAGGTACCGCGCGGTCCAGTCCGGGTAAGGCGCGAGCTCCTGACGGCCGCTATGCGCCGGCATGTTGTGATCGAGCGCACCAGACCCCAAGATGTCGTAGTCGGGGCTCGCGTGGCTGCTGATGGCATCGGCGACGATCGAGAGGTACGGCGGGAGTGCCCGAGACAGATTGAAGGGCGTGAGGTCCGGCGTGATGGTGGAGAACACCGCGCTCGAGAACACCTTGCGCCAGCGCGTGAGGTAATGGTGCTCGACATTGCTCTTGGCGAAGGGTGCGGTACCTGGGACCGTTACGACCACGTCGTACCCGACCGTCCGAGCGGACGCGGTATTCAGCATGTTCTCGACCGAGATATCAACTCGTGAGGTGCCGTCGTGGTAGACGCGCGTATCAAAGTTGACCCGAAGGTACGGGTGAAGCGCGCCCGTTTCCGACGCTGGGCTGACAACTGATCGGCCTTCGTGGACCAACGGTCCCGAGAGCCAGGTATCGGCCGGCGCCGGCAGGGACGCGACATATAGTCCGGTGGGACACTGGCCAGGCGCCGGTGCCGGCGTGCAGCTGTTGATCGTCAGAGCCACCGACGCCGCCTGCGGGGCGGGACTGAACCCGGCCCCGCCGGCAGATGCGGACATGATCTCGTAGTCCCCCCCTGCCAACGCCTTGGCTGTCACGATCGCAAAGCGGATCGACCCATCAGGCCAGCGGTTCTTGACATCGGTCTGCGTCGCGAAGGTCCCGACCTGCAGCCCATCGAACGCGAGGCCTTGCGGGACGGCCTGACCGAACGTCGCCCATCCCGCGGTCAGGTGCACCGTGGCAATGGGGTTCAACGTGGCCAGAAGACCGCGGCCGAGAAGAATGAACGCCAGTACAAAAACGCCAAATTGAGCGCGACGATGCATCGCAGTGCCTCCAGGGGGTTCGAATTGCCGGAGCCGCGACTTGCAAAAGACACTCCGTGAACGGTTGAGCCTGCAAATGCGATGTGATTCGCGACATCTCAATCGCACGGCCAATGGCGGAGTCTCGATTCGGCAGACTTTTGTCTGCCTCTCCGCCCTAACTCGACTGGAAGCGACAGCACGACCGGTGCGACATCGTCGGACATCACTCGGATCGTTAAGTGTCGCGTCCGATCACTCTGTGCAAGAACCCCAAGCAATCCTACAGATGCGAGCGTCACGTCGCCACAGAGCGAGAAAGTCGTCGATCTTGGCGACGAGTTTGCTGATGGGCTGGGGAAATCGTACGCAACGCGACCCGAGTAACCCCCTTACCTGTGACTTAGACAGGCTTCTCGACGAGGCGGCGGAATGCGATTCGACGGCACGGCACAACTCATTGGTGAGAGCCACGCGATCAGAGAACTGCGCGATGAGATTCAGCGCGTGGGCGGGACTGACGCCAAGGTTCTGATCACGGGCGAAAGCGGCGCCGGCAAGGAGGTCGTGGCTCGCCAGCTGTGGGCACAGGGCCGGCGGGCCAACCGCTCGTTTGTTGCCGTGAATTGCGCGGGGCTTCCCGAGGGTCTGCTGGAATCGGAACTGTTCGGTCATGTTCGGGGCAGCTTCACCGGCGCCTTCCGCGACAAGCCCGGCAAGCTCGAAATCGCCGATGACGGCACCGTCTTCATGGACGAAATCGGCGAGATGACCTTGCGGATGCAGGGGCTGCTCCTCCGGTTCCTCGAAACCGGCGAGATCCAGAAGGTCGGCGCCCACCGGTCCGGCTCGCGGGTTGATGTCCGCACCATCGCCGCGACCAATGCCAACCTGCCGGACATGATCGCCAAGGGGCAGTTTCGCGAAGACCTGTTCTACCGCCTCAATGTGATTCACCTGGTCGTGCCCGCGCTGCGCGAGCGGAAAGACGACCTGCCGGCCCTGGTCGAGCATTTCCTGGCGCGGCTGTCTCAGCCTGGCGTCCACGTCGCGACCGCGATTTCCCAAGCCGCGATGGCCATGCTCATGGAGTACCAGTGGCCGGGCAACGTGCGCGAACTGCAGAACGTCATTGAGCGCATGTTGATCCGGTGCCGCACCGAAGTCATCGACGTCGAGCACGTGCCGCTCAAGCTCCGCTCCAACCGGCCGTCGGAGGCGACGCCTTTCCGCGAGCGCCGGCGGACGGTCGCCGACGATCTCTACCAGCGGATGACGGCCGAGCAGCACTCGTTCTGGACCACCGTATACCCCTTGTACATGCAGCGTGAAATCACGCGCACGAGCGTGCGCGACGTGGTCCGCCGCGGGCTGCAGGACGCCAATGGCAGCTACAAGATCGTGGCGCGCATGTTCAACATGGAGCAGGGCGACTACAAGAAGTTCCTGAACTTCCTGCGGAAGCACCACTGCCAGCCCTCATACAAGGAATTCCGATGAGGCGCGCCTTCACCGCCGTGCTGCTCGCCGGCCTCGTGCTCGCGGCCACGGATCGCGCCGGGGCCGGACCGCAGGCCAGGCAGTCGGACCACGAATCGGTCGCCGCCGCACCAGCGGCGCCGGCGCTGCCGCCCGGCTACCTGATCGGCGCCGACGACGTGCTCGCGATCGTCTACTGGCGGGAGAAAGACATGTCGGCCGAGGTCACCGTGCGTCCCGATGGAAAGGTGGCGCTCCCCTTGCTGAACGAACTCCAGGCCGCCGGCCTCACCCCTGACGACTTCCGTGATCGCGTCGTCGCCGCGGCCCGTCAGTTCATCGAGGAGCCGAACCCGACGGTGATGGTCAAGACGATCAACAGCCGGCGGGTCTTCATCACCGGACAGGTCGAGAAACCCGGGCCCTATCCCCTGAACAACTCGGCCACTGTTCTGCAGCTCATTGCCATGGCGGGCGGGCTCAAGGAATTTGCCAAGGGCAAGAACATCTCGGTGCTGCGCTTCGTGGACGGTGCACAGGTGGTCCACCGCTTCAACTACCAGGATGCGCTGAACCGCAGGAACCTCGAGCAGAACATCGCCCTGCAGCCGGGCGACACCGTCCTGGTTCCCTGAACCGAGTTGACTGGTCCGCATGGCCTCCCGCTCCTCTGCCCTGGTGATTGCGGTGACGGTCTTCGTGTGTGCGGCCGCCCCGGCCGGCGCGCAGGCGACCGCGCGGTCGTACCGGTCGCTGTTCGGGCCGGCCGAGCGCGATGACACGCGCGCGGACCAGTTCACGCTGACCGGATCGCTGTACGCGGGCCTCGACGACACGTCACGGCTCGCGACCGGATCCGTGCTCGACGACTCCCTCCAGACCGGCCGCGCGCACCAGGGCGTGACCCTGGCGCTGGCGGCACGCCGCCGCCGGCCGCGGACGACGTGGACCATCGCAGCCTCCTCCGCGGTGCGCTACTACTCCTCGTTGAACCAGATCGGCACGCAGAAGCACGGTGGCGGCGTCGGCTTCCAGGTGCTCGCGTCCAGGCGCCTGACCTTCCGGATCGCCCAGGACGTCAACTACTCGCCGTCGTACCAGCTGGCGCTCGGCCAGGCGCCGGCGCCGGACGGCTCGGAGCTGACCTTTGATCCGGCGGGCGTCGATTACTCGGTGTCCCGGGACAAGCAGATTACCTACGGGACCTACGCGGGGGGCACCTATGCGTGGAACTCGAGCCGGGACCTGACCTTCGGTTACGGCTTGAACTACGCGAACTACTTCACCCGGTCCGACTTCGGCGTCCAGTTGGCGTCGGTGCGCTACACCCAGCGACTGACACCCGGCGTTTCCCTCCGCCTGGGCTACGGGCTGGGCTCCGGGAGCATGGCGAGCCTCCGGTCGGCGGCGCATCACGATCTCGACGTCGGCCTCGTCATCAATCGCTCATTTGCCTTCTCGCCGCGGACCGCGGTGGGATTCACGTCTGGATCCACCGTGGTCGCGGTTGAAGACCAGCGGCAGTTCGAACTCATCGGCAGCGTGACCCTGCGTCATCAGCTCTCGCCGCGCTGGACGTCGTCGATCGGCTACCAGCGCGGCCTGACGGCGATCGACGGCACGCCGCGGCCCTTCGTGGCGGCAACGGTGAACGCCGAGGTCAACGGGTTCGTGGGGCCGCGCACCAAGGTGACCATCCAGCCCGGTTATGCACGGGGCGCCGATGTCGCGGATGCCAAGCGGACCTTCCAGAGCGGCGTCAGCCTGACGCGCGTGGAAGCGGCGGTGACCCGCCACTGGGCGATCTTCGCCGAGCATTTCTATTATCGCTATCGCTTCGCCGGCGCGCCCGATCTGCCGCCGGCGCTGGCGGCGGGACTCACCCGGCACGGCATGCGGTGGGGCCTCTCTCTCTGGACGCCGGTCATTCGCTAGCGGAGGACATTGATGCTGCCCGGCCGAAAATATTCCCCCGAAGACATCACCGCGATCGCGTGGCGCAACAAGTGGCTGATCGTGTCGTTCGTGTCGGTGCTGACCACGGCGGCGATCCTGCTGTCGCTGCGGCTGCCCGACCTGTACCGCTCCCAAACGCTGATCCTCGTCGTGCCGCAGCGGGTCCCCGAGAGCTACGTCCGCTCCACCGTGACCACGCGCATCGAGGATCGCCTGCGGTCGATCAAGCAGGAGATCCTCAGCCGCAGCCGGCTGGAACGGATCATCAACGACTTCGGCCTCTATACCGACCAATTGGCGACCCGGCCGATGGAACAGATCGTCGAGGAGATGCGCGCCAACGTTGACGTCCAGACCGTCCGCGATGACGCCTTCGAAGTGAGCTTCGTGGCGCAATCGCCGCGGACCGCGATGATTGTCACCGACCGCCTGGCCTCGATGGTGATCGAGGAAAACCTCCGCGACCGCGGCGTGCAGGCCGACGGCACCAACCAGTTTCTCGAGTCACAGCTCGACGGCGCCCGGCGCCGCCTGGTGGACCACGAGCAGAAACTCGAAGCCTACCGGAAGCGCAACGCCGGCGAACTGCCGTCGCAACTGCAGGGCAACCTGCAGGTGATCGAGTCGACGCAGACCCAGATCCAGAACCTGAGCGAGTCGATCAACCGCGACCGCGATCGCCGGCTGTTGGTGGAGCGATCGCTGGCCGAGGCTTCTGAATCAAACGCGCCGCCCGGCACGATGGCAAGGGGCCCCGGCGGAATGGCGCCGACCGACGAGGTGCGCGCGGTCGATCAACTCGACACCGCGAGGACCGAGTTGCGGCAGTTGATGCTGCGCTTGAAGCCGCAGCATCCCGACGTGGTCGCCAAGGCCAGGACGATCGCCGAGCTCGAGGCCAAAGTCGTCGAGGCGGGGTCGGCCGGCGCCAGCGGTGCCGCGCCAGGCCCGGTGACCGGCGCCGACCTCATCCGGCGCTCGCGCGGCAGGCAGATCCAGGCCGAACTCGACAAGCTCGACGATCAGATCAAGGCCAAGGAGGCTGACATGCAGGCCCTGCGGCAGACCATGAGCGACTACCAGCGCCGCGTCGAAGCCGTCCCCGGCCACGAATCCGAACTGACCGGGCTGATGCGCGACTACGACACGCTGCAGAAGATCTACGCCGATCTGCTGGCCAAGAAGGAGAACTCGCAAATCTCCGCGAACCTCGAGCGGCAGCAGGTCGGCGAGCAGTTCAAGGTGCTCGATCCGGCGCGCCTGCCCGAGGAGCCGTTCAGCCCCAACCGCGTCCGCCTCGCGTTGATTGCCGCCGCCCTCGGCTTGTTCCTCGCCCTCGGCCTGACCGGCATCATCGAGTACCGCGACATGACGCTGCGGACCGAGGACGAAATCGTCCGCACGCTGGTGCTCCCGGTCATCGCGGCCATCCCGATCATGACGGCGATCTCCGATCTCCACCGCCAGCGCCGCAACCGGCTCATCCTGACCGTGGTGACGGTCACCACGGTGGCCGGGGCCACGGCGGCCTGGTGGCAGCTGGTGCGCTGAACAGGACCGCCCCATGTATGAATCCTTCTACGGTCTCCGCGAGCGCCCGTTCGAGCTGACGCCGAACCCGCGCTTCCTGTTCATGACGCCGCGCCACCGCGAGGCGCTGACCACGCTCGAGTACGGCCTGACGGCCCGCAACGGCATTGCGCTGCTCCTGGGTGATGCCGGCACCGGCAAGACCACACTCGTGCACGCCGCGCTGCAGTCACAACGCTCGCAACAGGGCGTGGCGGTGTACCTCAACAACCCGTCGCTCACGCGCACCGAGTTCATCGAGTTCCTGGCGACCGGCTTCGGCCTCAGCGCCGAGGCGGCGCGGTCGAAGACGCGGTGCCTGGCGGACCTCACCGAGCTGTTGGCGCGGCGGCACGGCGAGGGTGGCATGACCGCGCTCGTCATTGACGAGGCGCAATGCCTGCCCGACGCGCTGTTGGAAGAAGTCCGGCTCCTCGCCAACATCGAGTCGGCGGCCGAGAAGCTGCTGTCGATCGTTCTCGCCGGCCAGCCGGAACTGGCCGGGCGCTTGAGCCAACCGTCCCTGCGTCAGTTGAAGCAGCGGGTCGGCCTGCGGTGCTCGCTGGCGCCGCTGGACCTCGCCGACACCGCCGCCTACATCGCCGCCCGGGTGCGGATCGCCGGCGGCGATGCCACCCGCCTGTTCACGCCGCAGGCGGTCAACGTCATCCACGAACGGTCCAACGGCATTCCCCGCACCATCAGCGTGATCTGCGACAACGCCCTGGTGTCGGGCTTTGCGCTGGATCGCCAGCCGGTGGACGACGGCCTGGTGCTCGAGGTCTGCGCCGATTTCGACTTCACCGCCTTCGTGCCCGGCGACGACGTCTCGCCGGACGCGCTTACCCGAATCCACGGATAGAACCAGGACCTGACCCATGGCACGACTGGCCGATGCATTGCAGCGCGCGAGCCGCGGACGCGGGGAGGAGGGCGCGCCCCCCACGCCCTCCTCCATCGCCCTCGAGCCGGTCGCGCGCCCGTTGAGGGCCCGCGTGACGGAGGGCCTCGAGCGCTTCGAGCGCATCGATCCCGGACCCGGAGGTACGCCGCTGCTCGCCTTTCCATCGGAACGGGCCATGCTCGACGGCTGGCGCACCGACCCGGAGCTGGTCGGCAAGCTGGTGGGGACGGAGGGCGTGTCGTCCGGCGCCCTCGAGCAGTACCGAAAGCTGGCCGCCACGCTGCACCATGCGCAGACCGAGCGGGGCATCCAGGTGGTCATGACCGCCAGTTCGCTGCCCGGCGAGGGCAAGAGCCTGACCGCGACCAATCTCGCGCTGACGCTGAGCGAGTCGTACCACCGCCGCGTATTCCTCGTCGACGCCGACCTGCGCCGCCCGACGGTGCAGCGCCTGTTCGGCCTCCCGACCCTCAACGGCCTCGACGAAGGCCTCAAGGCGGAGCACGACCGCCCGATGTCGGTGATCCAGCTGTCGGAACGGCTGTTCGTGCTGCCGGCCGGCCGCCCCGACCCCGACCCCCTCAGCGGCC harbors:
- a CDS encoding putative Ig domain-containing protein; the encoded protein is MNPIATVHLTAGWATFGQAVPQGLAFDGLQVGTFATQTDVKNRWPDGSIRFAIVTAKALAGGDYEIMSASAGGAGFSPAPQAASVALTINSCTPAPAPGQCPTGLYVASLPAPADTWLSGPLVHEGRSVVSPASETGALHPYLRVNFDTRVYHDGTSRVDISVENMLNTASARTVGYDVVVTVPGTAPFAKSNVEHHYLTRWRKVFSSAVFSTITPDLTPFNLSRALPPYLSIVADAISSHASPDYDILGSGALDHNMPAHSGRQELAPYPDWTARYLVHKSPAQREFVLINGDLSGGWPVHLRETDGPGGDQPGLGQERLVSLDQKPGFWYDDRAAGRGLEHVQGAPLPIREYGGATEPSAGSGQSRLIPDNAHQPSIAYVPYLMTGDRYYAEEMAFWANYGMLRIDPGDPGQGGTRGSDGILENQETRGYAWAMRNLVDAAAYYPDSSPVKSYLSAKVNANLAWLDAYATAVAQDPSNPLKILWLGYRGSQDAGFIALWEQNYLAYAIDRANKQGFTGGLVHRDTIARLQLSLFSSDPDYPRSTMLAADTTFSDGTFVAAGTQLDWGAPYLVNVATVPDPERSWENPTYFTTMAQIAAGTTEGPTRFDRWRPYPGYYGPEARLNLMIGVEAGWAGAQGAYDYLFPFIGTNLAACGNIATGENRPDLACRAGWALDFYAPYAPPVIGGGDGDGDGINDAADNCPAVANPDQLDRDMDSIGDACDTDDDGDGVSDSDEIAAGSDPLNAASTPEVCDGADNDRDGLIDEGSPNLDGDAYADCVDADDDGDGVSDVDEITGGSDPRNAASRPEICDGLDNDLDGSFDEGFPNNDGDAQGDCVDPDDDNDGTPDATDAFPLNAGESVDTDGDGVGNNADLDDDNDGRPDATDPLPLIANRVPTIASPGPQSSTAGTTIVPLPIGALDLDGDALVYGATGLPLGLSLDPAGFIIGTPTTEAADTNEVTLTVSDGLGGSSVTFGWTIQDDAVVADPGDGGTVTTDNDSSPGATPADPVETAVTLPAGSSGAVSITETDVTLPTPVGYSFLDFQVNITAPPATANAPLVMVFRLDGSIIPAGQDENTLQLFRNGAAVPDCAATDGTATPDPCITLRRRITDVPVDDIELTVLTSAASTWNVGVTAPPADTDGDGTPDADDAFPEDPSETIDTDGDGVGNNADADDDGDGIPDASDPDPLVSNRAPSVTPVDDRSDREDTVVSFAINGIDPDGDTLTFSSSSLPPGVTLAANGAVGGAPTSPGTYTVNVVASDGYLSGSDTFTWVVVAAPADPITLENPGPQSDMEGEWVSLRLEWDANLNARTGRSRHHERPQVHFRATNLPPGLHIRKDGVISGRVANRAAGVRQARVTLRVGQQEVSQAFTWTIVRKNRPPRLEHLDDQESKVGSAVEIVVRATDADGDPLTFTANGLPPGLSMSTAGVISGTVGGGEREYHATVTVSDGKSQESFTFHWKATVVKEKKEKEKEKKKKK
- a CDS encoding CpsD/CapB family tyrosine-protein kinase — its product is MARLADALQRASRGRGEEGAPPTPSSIALEPVARPLRARVTEGLERFERIDPGPGGTPLLAFPSERAMLDGWRTDPELVGKLVGTEGVSSGALEQYRKLAATLHHAQTERGIQVVMTASSLPGEGKSLTATNLALTLSESYHRRVFLVDADLRRPTVQRLFGLPTLNGLDEGLKAEHDRPMSVIQLSERLFVLPAGRPDPDPLSGLTSDRMKRLVHQARSAFDWVVIDTPPVTLLPDANLLAACVDGVLLVVRAGKAPFQLVKRTVDTLGHERILGIVMNAVDYAHDRNAGGYYEYYGYGYYGVSKSK
- a CDS encoding sigma-54 dependent transcriptional regulator yields the protein MRFDGTAQLIGESHAIRELRDEIQRVGGTDAKVLITGESGAGKEVVARQLWAQGRRANRSFVAVNCAGLPEGLLESELFGHVRGSFTGAFRDKPGKLEIADDGTVFMDEIGEMTLRMQGLLLRFLETGEIQKVGAHRSGSRVDVRTIAATNANLPDMIAKGQFREDLFYRLNVIHLVVPALRERKDDLPALVEHFLARLSQPGVHVATAISQAAMAMLMEYQWPGNVRELQNVIERMLIRCRTEVIDVEHVPLKLRSNRPSEATPFRERRRTVADDLYQRMTAEQHSFWTTVYPLYMQREITRTSVRDVVRRGLQDANGSYKIVARMFNMEQGDYKKFLNFLRKHHCQPSYKEFR
- a CDS encoding AAA family ATPase, which gives rise to MYESFYGLRERPFELTPNPRFLFMTPRHREALTTLEYGLTARNGIALLLGDAGTGKTTLVHAALQSQRSQQGVAVYLNNPSLTRTEFIEFLATGFGLSAEAARSKTRCLADLTELLARRHGEGGMTALVIDEAQCLPDALLEEVRLLANIESAAEKLLSIVLAGQPELAGRLSQPSLRQLKQRVGLRCSLAPLDLADTAAYIAARVRIAGGDATRLFTPQAVNVIHERSNGIPRTISVICDNALVSGFALDRQPVDDGLVLEVCADFDFTAFVPGDDVSPDALTRIHG
- a CDS encoding polysaccharide biosynthesis/export family protein, which encodes MRRAFTAVLLAGLVLAATDRAGAGPQARQSDHESVAAAPAAPALPPGYLIGADDVLAIVYWREKDMSAEVTVRPDGKVALPLLNELQAAGLTPDDFRDRVVAAARQFIEEPNPTVMVKTINSRRVFITGQVEKPGPYPLNNSATVLQLIAMAGGLKEFAKGKNISVLRFVDGAQVVHRFNYQDALNRRNLEQNIALQPGDTVLVP
- a CDS encoding GNVR domain-containing protein produces the protein MLPGRKYSPEDITAIAWRNKWLIVSFVSVLTTAAILLSLRLPDLYRSQTLILVVPQRVPESYVRSTVTTRIEDRLRSIKQEILSRSRLERIINDFGLYTDQLATRPMEQIVEEMRANVDVQTVRDDAFEVSFVAQSPRTAMIVTDRLASMVIEENLRDRGVQADGTNQFLESQLDGARRRLVDHEQKLEAYRKRNAGELPSQLQGNLQVIESTQTQIQNLSESINRDRDRRLLVERSLAEASESNAPPGTMARGPGGMAPTDEVRAVDQLDTARTELRQLMLRLKPQHPDVVAKARTIAELEAKVVEAGSAGASGAAPGPVTGADLIRRSRGRQIQAELDKLDDQIKAKEADMQALRQTMSDYQRRVEAVPGHESELTGLMRDYDTLQKIYADLLAKKENSQISANLERQQVGEQFKVLDPARLPEEPFSPNRVRLALIAAALGLFLALGLTGIIEYRDMTLRTEDEIVRTLVLPVIAAIPIMTAISDLHRQRRNRLILTVVTVTTVAGATAAWWQLVR